From one Bos indicus x Bos taurus breed Angus x Brahman F1 hybrid chromosome 7, Bos_hybrid_MaternalHap_v2.0, whole genome shotgun sequence genomic stretch:
- the NME5 gene encoding nucleoside diphosphate kinase homolog 5 isoform X2, which translates to MELSMPPPQIYVEKTLAIIKPDIVDKEEEIQDIILRSGFTIVQRRKLHLSPEHCSNFYVEQYGKMFFPNLTAYMSSGPLVAMILARYNAISYWKELLGPSNSLVAKETHPDSLRAIYGTDELRNALHGSNDFAAAEREIRFMFPAVIVEPIPVGQAAKDYLNLYVTPTLLKGLTELYLAS; encoded by the exons ATGGAGCTATCAATGCCCCCACCTCAGATCTACGTAGAAAAGACTCTGGCTATTATCAAACCAGATATTGTTGACAAAGAGGAGGAGATACAAGATATTATTCTCAGATCTGGATTCACCATTGTTCAG aGAAGAAAACTACATCTCAGCCCTGAGCACTGTAGTAACTTTTATGTGGAACAATATGGGAAAATGTTTTTCCCCAATTTAACAGCTTACATGAGTTCTGGACCACTTGTTGCCATGATATTAGCTAGATATAACGCCATCTCTTACTGGAAAGAACTCTTGGGACCAAGTAATAGCTTAGTAGCTAAGGAGACACACCCAGACAG TCTGAGGGCGATTTATGGCACAGATGAGCTAAGAAATGCACTTCATGGAAGTAATGATTTTGCtgcagcagaaagagaaattcgaTTCATGTTTCCTGCAG TGATTGTTGAGCCCATTCCAGTTGGACAAGCTGCTAAGGACTATTTAAATTTGTATGTAACGCCAACTCTGCTTAAAGGACTCACAGAACTTT